Within uncultured Methanobrevibacter sp., the genomic segment TTGCTTGATACAGAGCTATTGAAGATGATGGAAATCCAGTCTTGCATATGTCAACAATGTATTTCATTGATTTGTCAAATTCAATCTTAATCAATTTCAGTGTCCGTTTGGAGTTAAAGAAATAAGTGCAGAGGTAAACTGTTGCGAGGAGATATCCGAACACCATGCCCAATGCAGCACCGCCAATTCCCATATTAAAATATTGTATAAATACAATATCAAATATCACATTTAATAAATTGGCTGCAAGAAACGCCCTGAACTGCAATTGGACAAAATCATCGATTTTAGCAAAGTAGGCTAAAACAATGAAAAAACAGATGAATGGTATTGCCAGAAGATAATATTTAAAGTATTCAAAGACCAATGGCTTTAACTGAGTGGAATTGCATAATATCTGAAGGAAACCATCCGGAAACAGCAGACCTAATACCATAATCAATACTGAGATTGCTATTATGCTAATAAGTGAAATGGTAAATATATAATTGGCCGTTTTATCATTAAAATTTGCTTTTTCACTTGTGGCAAGTATGGTGCCTCCAAATCCAATCAGCCAGTAAACCATATTGATAAATTGCACTAATGGTTCCATACTTTGAATGACTGACAGGTTCATCGGACCTAACAGGGCACTGATTATAAATGCATCGGCTAGAATTGCAAAATTGCCCGCTATTGCAGCAAGCAACGTTGGAAAGAACAATTCTTTAAATTTTGAATTCAGTAGGCTATATCTTCTTTCATATGACATTTTAGTCACTGTTCCTTTTTTTAAGAGAAATCATGTTCCTTTTGAGGCGATTATAATATCATTAATGTAATATGGTGGAAGTTCTATATTATAATCTAAAACTTTTATCAATGCTTCGATACCTTTTCGTCCGCTTGACATAAACTGATATGTATTTTTCGGAACGAAAAGGTATCCTCCGCTTTTAACCTTTAAAAATGCACTCAAGATAATTTTTACCTTTTCAGCTTCATTTTTATCTATAAGGCTCTTGTTGAGATTTATGATTATATAATCAAAGTTGCCTTTTAAATCTTTGATTTTTTCCCAGTTAATTTGGTAAATGTCAACATCATCAGCAAATTGGTCAGTAACAAAAAGTCCAGTACCATGGCTTTCAATTTTCTTAATCATGGGCTTAATTTCATTTAAATAAGTTTTATCATCTTTTAATTTTGGATATGTAGCATCATCACTTAGAATTAATGAAAATGCATTTCTTTCAACCGCCCTCAAAAAGTTCAAGTCATGGTCAACATTGGCTTTGTTTTCATTAACCAAAAAGACATATCCTGCAGCAGTATTTAAATCTTCAGTTTTTTGGAATAACATGTCATGATAAGTTGTATTTATCAGGCTGCTTCCATAGAATGCCTTTAACTTTTTTTTAATGTTAACTATAGGGGATGAGCGAACAATCATGTTTTTAGGAGTGATAAAGAATTTCAATGTACCGTGAGCATATAATTTGTATCTCTTATACATTTGATCATAGAAGCATTTTGGTTTTAAGTAGCAATCAAGAATGCTATCTGTTTCATGTTGGCCAGAAATTTTGTCTAGGAAATCTGCAGGCATGCCTCCTCCACATGGGCGGCAATTGACTTCAATTAAAACAGGACCTTTTTCATCAATCATATATTCGCCATGAACTGGCCCGTATTGAATTTCCAATGCATCTGCAACTTTATAGGCATATTCCACCATTTCTGCTTCACCAAGACTCAAGTCATTTACAGTTTCACAAGAATCATAGACAATGGCGCCTTCTGATGTTTTGACTTTGTTGTATTTCCAGACCAAAGTGACACGATGAATGCCTTTATGGCTTACAGTATTTACAATGTACTCTGTACCGTTTATTCTCTCTTGAATTAAAAGTTCAGCTATTTCGTCCCCATAATAATTGACATTGTCAAATAATTGGTTGATTGAATTAATCATTTCATTTCTATTTTCACAAATTCGCACACTCGCTGAACCTGCACTGTATGTAGGTTTTATAACAACTTCATTTAGGTTTTCACTGTCATAAAATTCCAATGCCTCATCTAAACTATGAACAACTTTTCCTTTTATTGAACGAAGCCCCCTTTCAGCCAGTCTGTTGTGCATCTCATTTTTCAATGTCATTGCATCAAGGTTTTCAATTGAATTGCCTAAAAGGCCTAATTCATGAGTCAATTTTGCTGCTAAAACAACTCCCCGTTCATTACCCGGAACAATCAAAAGAGGATCGAATTTCCGCACTTCTTCTAGAGTTTCCTCGAAGGTGTCTTTTTCATAAATCATGTCAAATTCATAAGGAATCAACTTATATTCCTCTTTGACATGTTCTCCAAATTTCTTTCCATCTTCAGTATCCGCATCTTTTAAATTCAACACAACAGGGTTATAACCTCTGTTGATTATGTCTCCTATAAAATTTTTTCCAGTTGATATGCACTCAACAACTATAATATTTCTCATAATATCCCCTTTTATTTTTTATACTATAATCATTGTTTTTCAGGTTTTTAATTAAATTTCAAATTATAAATGTTTTAAATTCTGAAAGGATTATTTCATTATGTCTTCCAGCATTAAAATAACTTTTTTAAGTAAAATTTTCAAAATATGGAGTTCATTACTACTTAAATATTTTAACAAATCAAATTCACTTTTACAATCAACTTCTTAAGCATTTTAAATTTGTTAAATCTCCTGTTAAATAGTGAAACATTCATTTTTCGGCTAGGGAATCCATATGAACACTCCCTATTATTTTCATTATATTATATAATTTGATTTTTATATTAAAAATATTTTTAAAATAATTATTTTTGAACATGAAATTTATTAAATT encodes:
- a CDS encoding ATP-grasp domain-containing protein; translated protein: MRNIIVVECISTGKNFIGDIINRGYNPVVLNLKDADTEDGKKFGEHVKEEYKLIPYEFDMIYEKDTFEETLEEVRKFDPLLIVPGNERGVVLAAKLTHELGLLGNSIENLDAMTLKNEMHNRLAERGLRSIKGKVVHSLDEALEFYDSENLNEVVIKPTYSAGSASVRICENRNEMINSINQLFDNVNYYGDEIAELLIQERINGTEYIVNTVSHKGIHRVTLVWKYNKVKTSEGAIVYDSCETVNDLSLGEAEMVEYAYKVADALEIQYGPVHGEYMIDEKGPVLIEVNCRPCGGGMPADFLDKISGQHETDSILDCYLKPKCFYDQMYKRYKLYAHGTLKFFITPKNMIVRSSPIVNIKKKLKAFYGSSLINTTYHDMLFQKTEDLNTAAGYVFLVNENKANVDHDLNFLRAVERNAFSLILSDDATYPKLKDDKTYLNEIKPMIKKIESHGTGLFVTDQFADDVDIYQINWEKIKDLKGNFDYIIINLNKSLIDKNEAEKVKIILSAFLKVKSGGYLFVPKNTYQFMSSGRKGIEALIKVLDYNIELPPYYINDIIIASKGT